In one Cryptococcus deuterogattii R265 chromosome 9, complete sequence genomic region, the following are encoded:
- a CDS encoding phosphatidylinositol glycan class P, translated as MSETPPSSPIQPLSPLSPISPWPSIPSADECPLSAADTHGNTLPNATDVYASIAILGTYLSFALYLFWATVPPKWEWTGWLPDREWTVIVPCWLMVIVLLAYWTYAALIVYNAAPIE; from the exons ATGTCCGAGacccctccttcctcgcccATACAGCCTCTCTCGCCCCTCAGCCCCATATCTCCGTGgccttccatcccatctgCAGATGAATGCCCGCTTTCGGCCGCAGACACGCACGGTAACACCCTGCCCAACGCCACAGACGTCTACGCGAGTATTGCCATCCTAGGGACTTATTTATCCTTTGCGCTGTACTTATTCTGGGCCACTGTTCCCCCCAAATGGGAATGGACAGGTTGGCTCCCAGATAG AGAATGGACCGTTATTGTGCCTTGCTGGCTGATGGTGATCGTCCTTCTTGCCTACTGGACGTATGCAGCCTTGATCGTCTATAATGCCGCGCCAATTGAATAA
- a CDS encoding aspartyl-tRNA(Asn)/glutamyl-tRNA (Gln) amidotransferase subunit A, with translation MRATIRFNHAAAIRRTTVPRTSASAPTPYSWVDSAPPVKAGGPLSGMTIALKENISCSYAPTTCSSTILKDYKPPFDATCVSSLIAAGAQIVGMTKMDEFGMGSLTTHLPPYYSPVYNPASPSLEEPHRSAGGSSGGSAAAVAEGSCDAALGTDTGGSVRLPASYCGVVGLKPSYGLISRRGVVAYGDSLDCVGVLAREVDTVERVFNVLSHPDDNDMTCASTRLRSQALSILKAHLAILPTTAGPLSGCRIGVPSQASLPPPYINTPRSLLSHLQSLGATLHPVSLPSLPKALPAYYVLASAEASSNLGRYGGSWFAGQTEKALGKRTEESGIQRRIRIRSEGFGIEVKKRILAGTHALSADEFNNTYLKALYIRRCLKKDYQAIFRIPHPLSSLTAAPSPDGIDFIIHPTAICTAPTTNPTGKDSGQKEATYIQDLLNVPASLAGLPSMSVPAGKGPDGWPIGVAITGQWGMEDLVFRLGRTIEKWNKKQAL, from the exons ATGCGAGCAACCATACGTTTCAACCATGCCGCCGCCATACGCCGTACAACAGTTCCGCGAACATCGGCATCAGCTCCAACACCTTACTCATGGGTGGACTCAGCTCCGCCTGTCAAAGCGGGCG GCCCCCTGTCAGGAATGACTATTGCGCTCAAAGAAAATATATCTTGTTCATATGCGCCTACCACATGCTCCTCTACAATACTAAAGGATTATAAGCCCCCATTTGATGCTACATGCGTTTCAAGCCTTATAGCAGCAGGGGCACAAATAGTTGGGATGACAAAGATGGATGAGTTTGGTATGGG CTCTTTGACTACCCATTTACCCCCATATTATTCACCAGTGTATAACCCAGCATCGCCTTCACTTGAAGAGCCGCATCGGTCAGCTGGCGGAAGCTCAGGCGGATCAGCAGCTGCTGTAGCAGAAGGCAGCTGCGATGC AGCTCTGGGGACAGACACCGGTGGTTCAGTGCGTTTACCAGCTAGTTACTGTGGTGTGGTCGGTCTTAAACCGTCCTATGGACTCATCAGTCG GAGAGGCGTGGTAGCGTATGGCGACTCTTTAGATTGCGTTGGGGTACTGGCGAGAGAAGTCGACACCGTTGAACGAGTATTCA ACGTTTTATCACATCCAGATGATAATGACATGACATGTGCATCTACTCGTCTACGCTCCCAGGCCCTTTCCATCCTGAAGGCCCACCTTGCTATCCTGCCCACCACAGCTGGCCCTCTATCCGGTTGTCGCATCGGGGTCCCCAGCCAAGCTTCACTACCTCCACCATACATAAACACACCTcgttctcttctctcacacCTACAGTCACTCGGTGCAACCCTTCATCCAGTGTCATTACCATCTCTCCCTAAAGCTTTGCCTGCGTACTATGTTCTTGCAAGTGCCGAGGCGTCTAGCAATTTGGGAAGATATGGCGGGAGTTGGTTTGCAGGACAAACCGAGAAGGCGCTAGGAAAGAGGACGGAAGAGAGTGGAATCCAGAGGAGGATCAGGATCAGGAGTGAGGGGTTTGGAAtagaggtgaagaagagaatttTGGCTGGAACGCACGCTTTGAGTGCAGA CGAATTTAACAACACGTACTTGAAAGCATTGTACATTCGTCGCTGCCTGAAAAAAGACTATCAAGCAATTTTCCGGATTCCCCACCCACTGTCTTCTTTAACAGCCGCACCTTCACCGGATGGGATAGACTTCATTATTCATCCCACAGCAATCTGCACAGCACCCACAACCAATCCCACTGGGAAAGACAGTGGTCAAAAAGAGGCAACCTATATCCAAGATCTGCTCAACGTTCCCGCCTCACTTGCGGGCTTGCCCTCCATGTCTGTTCCGGCCGGTAAAGGTCCGGATGGGTGGCCAATAGGTGTCGCAATCACTGGACAGTGGGGTATGGAAGATTTGGTCTTCAGATTAGGGAGAACCATAGAAAAATGGAACAAAAAACAGGCGTTATAG
- a CDS encoding phosphatidylserine decarboxylase, whose translation MDPISDPSTQSSSRPVHSLPEELGKPLEDSLDHIVSNSKAVRGDRKDQLAPSQLRADAVHSHGPEAKHWIASFFSSEETLDHLFAMEHMGNYVIDRMTGKKFFETMPIYVRIGMHLLFVSGNSYMSYSSVEKLLREKSIKQGQTYDQTGPEVEEHIKSFIQTYDLPLDELLVKDLSQYPTFNSFFSRRLLPTARPITSVGDPTIIVSAADCRLTVYQTVDQAKEFWIKGQQFTLPNLLIGNDVADTRFKAIQEDNAAALAIHRLAPQDYHRFHSPVEGVIGAIKDIDGELYTVNPQAINENLNVFTMNKRSIMLIHANVGSGRESVPIAFAAIGVCALAMLVGSIGWSKKPGDKVCKGEELGWFQYGGSTTITVFPKSAGIEFDSDLVENSKKKMETLVKVGMEIGKCSAAVK comes from the exons ATGGACCCCATATCAGACCCTTCAACTCAGAGTTCTTCTCGTCCTgtccattctcttcctgagGAGCTGGGCAAACCACTCGAGGACTCGCTCGATCATATTGTATCCAACTCGAAAGCCGTCAGGGGCGATCGAAAAGATCAACTTGCTC CCAGCCAGCTGAGAGCGGACGCCGTTCATTCCCATGGTCCCGAGGCTAAACATTGGATagcaagcttcttctcctccgaGGAAACTTTAGATCAT CTGTTTGCCATGGAACACATGG GTAATTATGTGATTGATCGTATGACTGGGAAGAAATTTTTTGAAACAATGCCAATCT ATGTTCGCATTGGTATGCATCTCCTGTTTGTTTCAGGT AACAGCTACATGTCATATTCATCTGTAGAAAAGCTTTTGCGAGAAAAGTCCATCAAAC AGGGGCAGACGTATGATCAGACTGGGCctgaggtggaggaacaTATAAAATCATTCATTCAAACGTATGACCTACCTCTTGACGAGCTCTTGGTAAAAGATTTGAGCCAGTACCCT ACCTTCAATTCATTCTTTTCCCGTCGTCTGCTCCCCACCGCGCGACCCATCACTTCTGTGGGAGACCCAACCATCATTGTCTCAGCTGCAGACTGTCGGTTGACAGTGTACCAGACAGTCGACCAAGCTAAGGAGTTCTG GATTAAGGGGCAGCAATTCACGCTTCCAAACCTCTTAATCGGGAACGACGTCGCAGATACGAGATTCAAAGCAATACAAGAGGACAATGCAGCCGCTCTTGCAATCCACAGGCTCGCCCCACAAGACTATCATAGGTTCCATTCACCCGTGGAAGGTGTAATTGGTGCTATCAAAGATATCGATG GAGAACTGTACA CTGTGAATCCTCAAGCTATCAATGAAA ATCTCAATGTCTTCACTATGAACAAGCGTTCTATCATGCTTATCCATGCCAACGTTGGATCCGGTCGAGAGAGTGTTCCCATTGCGTTTGCCGCTATAGGCG TTTGCGCTTTAGCAATGCTTGTTGGCTCCATCGGATGGTCCAAAAAACCAGGTGATAAGGTTTGCAAAGGTGAAGAGCTGGGCTGGTTTCAGTATGGCGggtccaccaccatcacaGTCTTTCCAAAATCGGCGGGAATAGAATTTGATAGCGATCTGGTTGAAAAcagcaagaaaaagatggagacCTTAGTAAAGGTTGGAATGGAAATTGGGAAATGTAGCGCCGCAGTTAAATAG